One stretch of Brachyhypopomus gauderio isolate BG-103 chromosome 8, BGAUD_0.2, whole genome shotgun sequence DNA includes these proteins:
- the LOC143521576 gene encoding PI-actitoxin-Afv2b isoform X1, with product MEEIVDLTVPVNQSEAGRGAATVTLNAVRQKREVKGEDSCVLPLEEGGCSRYTLRWYFNSQVGFCRPFIYSGCGGNANRFTHKEECEQRCLPLREAALGSNDER from the exons ATGGAAGAAATTGTTGACCTCACCGTCCCAGTCAATCAGAGCGAAG CAGGCAGAGGTGCTGCTACTGTCACATTAAACGCAgtgagacagaagagagaggtTAAAGGTGAAG ATTCCTGCGTCTTGCCACTGGAGGAGGGCGGCTGCTCCAGATATACCCTGCGCTGGTACTTTAATTCTCAGGTGGGCTTCTGCAGGCCCTTCATCTACAGTGGCTGCGGAGGAAACGCCAACCGCTTCACACACAAAGAGGAGTGTGAACAACGCTGCCTACCGCTGAGAGAAG CTGCTCTCGGTTCAAACGATGAACGCTAA
- the LOC143521576 gene encoding PI-actitoxin-Afv2b isoform X2, with amino-acid sequence MEEIVDLTVPVNQSEGRGAATVTLNAVRQKREVKGEDSCVLPLEEGGCSRYTLRWYFNSQVGFCRPFIYSGCGGNANRFTHKEECEQRCLPLREAALGSNDER; translated from the exons ATGGAAGAAATTGTTGACCTCACCGTCCCAGTCAATCAGAGCGAAG GCAGAGGTGCTGCTACTGTCACATTAAACGCAgtgagacagaagagagaggtTAAAGGTGAAG ATTCCTGCGTCTTGCCACTGGAGGAGGGCGGCTGCTCCAGATATACCCTGCGCTGGTACTTTAATTCTCAGGTGGGCTTCTGCAGGCCCTTCATCTACAGTGGCTGCGGAGGAAACGCCAACCGCTTCACACACAAAGAGGAGTGTGAACAACGCTGCCTACCGCTGAGAGAAG CTGCTCTCGGTTCAAACGATGAACGCTAA